The following coding sequences are from one Streptomyces sp. NBC_00536 window:
- a CDS encoding NHLP family bacteriocin export ABC transporter peptidase/permease/ATPase subunit, translating to MTAQRSAAPQLPPAGRRRHRPEPRGGTRRKPAPAPKGMTPRTVRTPTVLQMEAVECGAAALAMVLGHYGRFVPLEELRIACGVSRDGSRASNLLKAARGYGLKAKGMQMDLAALAGVSAPAVLFWEFNHYVVYDGTGRRFGRRGVYVNDPGKGRRFVSMDEFDTSFTGVVLTFEPGDGFRRGGRRPGVLGAMPARLRGTSGTMAAVVISSLLLVAVGASVPALNRTYIDMFLMGDQTSLLGVLFASMAVTLVLTATLTALQQANLLRGRIISATLGSARFLRHLLRLPVTFYSQRSPADLVQRLQSNDAVAETLARDLAAAGVDAVVVLLYAVLLWTYDPQLTVLGVLIALLNVVAMRIVIHLRATGTQKLRAESARLTNTSYSGLQLIETMKATGGENAFFRRWAGQHAVTLDVQQRLGVPSAWLAIVAPALAGLNSALILMIGGLRAVEGHLSVGLLVAFQALVTSFTAPISRLGGVAGRIQDFAADVARLKDVENFPVDPVFSRREPAAGTGTRRLKGHVELDRVTFGYSPLDAPLLKDFSLSVGPGQQVALVGGSGSGKSTVSRLISGLHTPWEGAIRIDGMRLEDIPRGALAASVSFVDQDVFLFEGTVRDNVTLWDPSIPDEAVVAALEDAAVHDVVARRPGGIHSRVEQDGRNFSGGQRQRLEVARALVRRPSIMVLDEVTSALDAVTEQVIIDNLRRRGCACVVIAHRLSTVRDSDEIVVLDRGTVVERGRHEDLLAARGPYARLVEEH from the coding sequence GTGACCGCCCAGCGGTCAGCGGCGCCCCAGCTGCCGCCCGCCGGGCGCCGGCGCCACCGCCCCGAGCCCAGGGGCGGCACGCGCCGCAAGCCCGCCCCCGCCCCCAAGGGCATGACGCCCAGGACCGTACGCACCCCCACCGTGCTGCAGATGGAGGCGGTGGAGTGCGGTGCCGCGGCCCTGGCCATGGTGCTCGGCCACTACGGCCGCTTCGTCCCGCTGGAGGAACTGCGCATCGCCTGTGGCGTCTCCCGCGACGGCTCGCGCGCCAGCAACCTGCTCAAGGCCGCCCGCGGTTACGGGCTGAAGGCCAAGGGCATGCAGATGGACCTGGCCGCGCTCGCCGGGGTGAGCGCCCCGGCGGTCCTCTTCTGGGAGTTCAACCACTACGTCGTCTACGACGGCACGGGCCGCCGCTTCGGCCGCAGGGGCGTGTACGTCAACGACCCCGGCAAGGGGCGCCGGTTCGTCTCCATGGACGAGTTCGACACCAGCTTCACCGGTGTCGTGCTCACCTTCGAGCCCGGCGACGGCTTCCGCCGCGGCGGCCGCAGGCCGGGCGTCCTGGGCGCCATGCCGGCCCGCCTGCGCGGCACTTCGGGCACCATGGCCGCCGTCGTGATCTCCAGCCTGCTGCTGGTGGCGGTCGGCGCGTCGGTGCCCGCACTGAACCGTACGTACATCGACATGTTCCTCATGGGGGACCAGACGTCCCTGCTGGGCGTGCTGTTCGCGTCGATGGCCGTCACCCTGGTGCTCACCGCGACGCTCACCGCACTCCAGCAGGCCAATCTGCTGCGCGGGCGGATCATCTCCGCCACCCTGGGCAGCGCCCGCTTCCTGCGGCACCTGCTCAGACTTCCGGTCACCTTCTACTCCCAGCGCAGCCCGGCCGACCTGGTCCAGCGCCTCCAGTCCAACGACGCCGTCGCCGAGACCCTCGCCCGTGACCTGGCCGCTGCGGGCGTGGACGCCGTGGTGGTCCTGCTCTACGCGGTGCTGCTCTGGACGTACGACCCCCAGCTCACCGTCCTCGGCGTGCTGATCGCGCTGCTCAATGTCGTGGCCATGCGGATCGTGATCCACCTGAGGGCCACCGGCACGCAGAAGCTGCGCGCCGAGAGCGCCCGGCTGACGAACACCTCGTACAGCGGTCTCCAGCTCATCGAGACGATGAAGGCCACCGGCGGCGAGAACGCCTTCTTCCGCCGCTGGGCCGGACAGCACGCGGTCACCCTCGACGTGCAGCAGAGGCTCGGCGTGCCCAGTGCGTGGCTGGCGATCGTCGCGCCGGCACTGGCCGGCCTCAACAGCGCGCTGATCCTGATGATCGGAGGCCTGCGGGCGGTGGAGGGGCATCTCTCCGTCGGCCTGCTCGTCGCCTTCCAGGCCCTGGTGACCAGCTTCACCGCGCCCATCTCCCGCCTGGGCGGCGTCGCCGGACGCATCCAGGACTTCGCGGCCGATGTCGCCCGCCTCAAGGACGTCGAGAACTTTCCCGTCGACCCGGTCTTCTCGCGGCGCGAGCCCGCCGCGGGCACCGGCACCCGCCGCCTCAAGGGCCATGTGGAGCTGGACCGCGTCACCTTCGGCTACAGCCCGCTGGACGCCCCGCTGCTCAAGGACTTCTCGCTCTCGGTCGGCCCCGGACAGCAGGTGGCGCTCGTCGGCGGTTCCGGCAGCGGGAAGTCCACCGTCTCCCGGCTGATCTCCGGCCTCCACACCCCCTGGGAAGGGGCCATCCGCATCGACGGGATGCGGCTGGAGGACATCCCGCGCGGCGCGCTGGCCGCCTCCGTCTCCTTCGTCGACCAGGACGTCTTCCTCTTCGAAGGAACCGTCCGCGACAATGTCACGCTGTGGGACCCCTCCATCCCGGACGAGGCCGTCGTCGCCGCGCTGGAGGACGCCGCCGTCCACGACGTGGTCGCCCGCCGCCCCGGTGGCATCCACAGCCGTGTCGAGCAGGACGGCCGCAACTTCTCCGGCGGCCAGCGCCAGCGTCTGGAGGTCGCCCGGGCGCTGGTGCGCCGTCCCAGCATCATGGTCCTCGACGAAGTGACCAGCGCCCTGGACGCGGTGACCGAGCAGGTCATCATCGACAACCTGCGCCGCCGCGGCTGCGCTTGCGTGGTCATCGCCCACCGGCTGAGCACCGTACGCGACAGCGACGAGATCGTCGTCCTCGACCGGGGCACGGTCGTGGAACGCGGGCGGCACGAGGACCTGCTGGCCGCGCGGGGCCCGTACGCCCGACTGGTCGAGGAGCACTGA
- a CDS encoding HlyD family efflux transporter periplasmic adaptor subunit encodes MQFRQKALSQLQSPEELDLPVRFARPQGRLVLAVTVIVMAAASFWALTGTVSSKLSAPGILTHAEGSYVLQSPVAGQVTGVLAEEGRLLAAGAPLLTVRTEQGDRSVRVVTGGRLTTLVAKVGSVVATGADVATVERVKNQDEPLVAMLYVPGGDGSTIAVGAPVDLSVQSVPRQRFGVLHGRVKAVGRAPQTPAQISGFLGDSGLAGQFSRHGNPVAVLVQLERSSATTSGYEWSSADGPPYAVDSTTPVTGAVHLAAQRPVDWLLP; translated from the coding sequence GTGCAGTTTCGCCAAAAGGCTCTTTCCCAGCTGCAATCGCCCGAGGAACTCGATCTGCCCGTACGCTTCGCGCGCCCGCAGGGGCGGCTCGTGCTGGCCGTCACCGTCATCGTCATGGCTGCCGCGAGCTTCTGGGCCCTCACCGGCACTGTGTCCTCCAAGCTGAGCGCACCCGGCATCCTCACCCACGCCGAGGGCAGTTACGTACTGCAGAGTCCGGTCGCGGGACAGGTGACCGGCGTCCTCGCCGAGGAGGGCCGACTGCTGGCCGCCGGTGCACCCCTGCTCACCGTCCGTACCGAGCAGGGGGACCGCTCCGTACGCGTGGTGACCGGCGGCCGGTTGACGACACTGGTGGCCAAGGTGGGTTCGGTCGTCGCCACCGGTGCGGACGTCGCGACCGTCGAACGGGTGAAGAACCAGGACGAGCCCCTGGTGGCCATGTTGTACGTGCCGGGCGGCGACGGCTCGACGATCGCGGTGGGCGCCCCGGTCGACCTGAGCGTCCAGTCCGTCCCGCGGCAGCGGTTCGGCGTGCTGCACGGCCGGGTCAAGGCGGTCGGCCGCGCGCCCCAGACGCCGGCACAGATCAGCGGCTTCCTCGGCGACAGCGGGCTCGCCGGACAATTCTCCCGGCACGGCAACCCCGTCGCGGTGCTCGTGCAGCTGGAACGTTCCTCCGCCACCACCTCCGGCTACGAGTGGTCCTCCGCGGACGGGCCCCCGTACGCCGTCGACTCGACGACGCCGGTCACCGGCGCCGTCCACCTCGCCGCGCAGCGCCCCGTCGACTGGCTGCTGCCGTGA